Part of the Sebastes umbrosus isolate fSebUmb1 chromosome 3, fSebUmb1.pri, whole genome shotgun sequence genome is shown below.
GCAATCGGGCGTCCACGCCATTTTTGTCCTCTTCCTTGGATTTGACTTCGCCATCGTAATTTCGTTGCCTTTAATGCTACAGAGGAAGACGTGTTGTCTTCCTCACCGGCTGCTGTAGCTGTAGCATGTAGccttgtttgctttctttctttttcccctcccccccccccccacccacttGCTGCTGTTTGTAAAAATGTCCCAATTCTTggagaaatgtgttttcaatgGTCTGGAGACGTACAGAGTGTGGACCATGCTCCGTCTCTCGCCCTCTTTCTCATGTCatcagaaacagaaaatgtgaaGCTATCTCGCTAGAACCcgaaagcaaaaaaaatctggCAGGATATCAAGCACATGATGTACAattttctgtgtatgtgtgtatattattcaaatttaaaaccattgttattattattatgattattactgCGAGAAAGTTTGTTTTACAGCCAAAGCATGTAACATGTCGCTTTAAGCCTTTTGAAACGGGCTACACACAAGACTTGACTGTACGATGTCTACATTTCCACAGTGGCCTGTTAttgatatatttaaaaaacaaaaaaaaataaaataaagttatgaTTTGTAGCCTGATTCCCTCTGTACAGATGTCATGACtatattgaaaaatatatatataaatacacacagtatatatatttaacacaaacCTGAGTTCTAACAAGTCACGTGGATGCTTGGGGCATATTATGTACAAAATGCTGAGTGTGTATTGTACTtatgatttaattttttaatggtTTACTTTTGTTGCGTTAAGACAACTGTATAGTGATGTATTAAACTTTGCAAGCAGTACCATAGTGACATTGtggcttatatttatttatatcccTGTTAGCGGTTGTATCCACTACAGATAAGCCTTTTCTTAATATAgcgtgctgcagggatgacgtatatttgtaggccaaacaggaagttagcatcgccccggttccctcgacaaaaacccgatgggattgttccattgagttttggattattgcagaaaataaactctgtggcaaacacacgtttatgatatttaacacgttttgttcagcaagatttGTCGGcaaatttcatggaaattaggtgataattagcaagttacctacttgttttttaagaaatttcaaataagttatttgctaataaattaaatgtattattatattattaaattaattaaataaatgacccGCTcttgggaaatagcagaatgtaattattaaatcatctttataataaagtaattttgatAAATTTagataaatattggggtaattaatttcaaataggtaacttgctaattatcacctaattaaaatgaaagtgtTATTGACTGAATTAATCTTTGAAGCGATagtgagaatcgatacagtatcacaaaacataatatcgtgatactcaatattttcgatattttcttacacccctagcgGTGATTGTTATTAGTAAAAAGTTTGCTCTGCACAGTCCCACTGATTGTGAtccaatatttatttgttacatttaaaaattttTATCATATGTCATAATACGGCTGGACAATAGTGCGGCCACAGTATGTTTGACAGCAGAAAAGCATCACAGGTTTCCTTTGATGGTGTCCTGTAATGTTTTGTATATCATGCTGTAGCATTAATATCTGTTGTGGCAGGAAGCTTTGAATCGGTTATCCTGCTCCTGGCTTATATTATAGCACGCAACTACCTCTCTTTTTTGACTCCtattttttcatattcatatatattgaTTGTGACTTTTGCACCAAAATGATCCTAAACTGTGGCCAATAACTGCTCTGTCAACTGTCATCAGTTAAAGAAATACGTCACTTTAGTCTCCCCGAAAATCAGATgtttcacaaacacaaatcaCAGACACGTTATTtgtcatcatttatttattatatttttcctTCCAATCAAAAACACTCCAGCAGAATGTTTGATTTGATAATAGAAAAAATTACAGACATTTGTCTAATGGAAAAATAGATCTCTCTGTGAATAAAGAATCAATCATTCAATCTTCAGTGtgccagaaacaaaacaaaaaaataaaaacaactattTTTCCCTTCACCgtaaacatttaaacacacaagACAAGTTTGAGAAGCAGCAGGTAAAGACGTAAACAGCAAATCAAGTCAAGATGGATTGAGTTTCTTTCATCAGGTCCTTCATCTCAAAATGTATCCGTCTGATTGAACTCATTTGGATTTTCAATCACACCGACACCACAGAGAGAATATTGGATTCAGGCTGAAGGCTGTCGCTCCAATTTCTTCTCCTTAGTGAAAAGCTGAAGATCTCCCAAGTGGTAATTGATGAAGAAGGTGgcaccatggcaacagcatTAACAGTCTCTAAAGTCAAAACAGCACTGTGCCACTATTATGTTTCTGACAGATGTTTTACTGTCCCATTCTCcaagttttattttaaactgtGATGAGAAATGAGTTGATTTCCAAATGAGAAGTCAGTGAATGCACCACCCTGTTCACACCACCGGGAGGCAGCACAGTCAAGGCACATCAAACAGTTATAAGGACCACTGCATCACTCACAAGAAACCTGACTTTgcatagaaaataaaatgtatggaGGTGGTCAGTAGCACTGTggtgtagaaaaaaacaaaacattattattattatattagatcTGTGGTTCCCAACCAAGGAAAATCTGAGGGGGTCAAtggaaaaatatatttctgcttgtttttctcattAATTACTGGATCATTTTACATCTTTAAGGCCcctacatttttttcaaatgagtCTCTCTTTGGTTGAacttataaatatacatactagCTTTATTTGAATGGGTCAAAGGTTGGGGAAACACTGTGTAGGACAAACAGTATGTCTACTTTTTAACAGTCAATAACCTAAACGTCACGTTTTGGTGCTATAGGCCATATTTTGTCCCCTAAAACAACAACCAAACTAAAGTGGAACAAGCGTGTCTTCAAGTACTCTTTCCATCTTATGTGCTTGTAGCTTATCAGCTCTAGAGTCCTTCATGACTTAATTTAAACCAACTAAATGACAGAAAGTCCACCTCGATGTCCCatgaaggcttcaaaacggcgtTGGCAACAAATTTATACATCGTGCAAAAACATATAAAAGATTtagaataaattaattttggTCTCTCACAAGTCTTAACAGTACagattaaaacaacaaacatgacgGTCAGTAAAATGGTTTGATTCTGTTAATGCCACAGTTTTacagtcactgtgtgtgtgtgtgtgtgtgtgttcgcttTGAGGTGATATGAACCGCAACAcgtcctcctctctttccctcagCGTCAGGACAGTTTGCTAATGCTCCCCAATGATTTCTTGTGGTGAGGAGGAAGAATAAGGGCGCCCTGTCAGGAACACAACGCCGCCTACCTCATGCAGCATTTAACAAGTCGATATATCTCcccccctctttcctcctcctcctcctcctcctcctccctctccatgtACACTCACCAAAGTGCTGTTTTAACCAGCTAAACCCCCTTAAAATCTTGTTTAAGGCTACTCAGAGTTCAGTTCTTTGCTTCCACAACTGGAGATCTGGAtcacaattaaaaacacacttaaaaACCAGGCCTTACTGCCCGTGTAGGCCGAAGCCTCAGTCATCTTTTCCTCTATGTGACTTAAAGCTCAATGGTAAGGACACCTAGGTGATGATCATTAATAAATGTCCCATAGGacggcctgtgtgtgtgtgaatagcaGCTGGGACCAGAGACACTCAGGCCTGGGACTACAGTACTTAAAGCagcggatggatggatgaaagaagaagaagaagaagaggagagagaatgatagaggaggaggagaaagatgaacaaaggagaggaagagacgaaggtgatggagaggaggaggaggagaaagaagaagtgAGTGTTTGGATgggggaggaaaaagaggagaggaggggaggaaggaagtgaagaagaagaagaagataaagcaggggatggatggatgaaagcaaaagagaaagaagaagaagaagaccacCAAAgtggtcagttcacccaaattacaaaaagtaTTTCCTCTATGACCTCTAGAGGGATCTAGTCATGCAGATAGATCTGGTTTTATTTGAGAAGGTTTTAATGTCAATCTATGAGATTTGGCGAAATGAATGATGGTTGTAAATGTATTTCTCAAATGGTTTTGTTGTTACTGTTATCATTTAATATTACAAATCTCTTCTCTCTTCAAATATGAATAGTtatatttactgatgtttcATGCTATGCGGTCTTATGTGGTCAATAAACAGTCACAAAGCCCGATCAGCTCTGTTAAAACCGCTGCAACGGCAGTCTCCAACGTACTGCAGAGGAGCCATGAAGGCATAAATCCAACCCTTTCCTGTTGCAGAGGAAGCTATAATTCAGGTTGATACGTCAGCTTCAGCACAGAGAAGCGATAAACACGATGAGATACTGGAGGATAAAGATGGATTTACTTCACATGGAGGCCAAACACTCCATCGTGAGATGATGAAACGTGTGCCTGTTTGAATTGGATCTGTAAACTGATGTTAACGTGTCTACAGAAAGCTCAACCGTGGCTACGGAGGCCAAAagtgttcaatattaaataaatagagGCGGGAATAGTGAAACAattcaatgctttttaaaacCTCAGCGCATTATTGTTAAATTTCATCCTGTTTCTTTTCACaatgatattttattttgggtcattttttatttgaaaatgtccattttcaaaaggttgttaaaaaaatacagagccTCTGAAGTCCTTTTATTTTGTGCGCACCATAAAAAATTATTTCAGAAGGCTCTGTCATAAAGTCTTTTGTCTCTCCACTTAAACAGAGCAAAGCAGCAGCcaatctacctatctatctatctatcataatTTAATCTGCCCTGTTGGTCTTGATAGACAGAAAGACTTTGTGAAATATtgtgttgtgaaataaaaaacaaacgtgTAAAAAGGACAGTTAGAAATAAGAAACACCTGTCATAAACactcttattgtgaaaagaaGCCTGGATGAAAgaacaatttgaaaaatgtattaGTATCAGTTTCAATTTCATGGTTATATTATGTATCTTGTCTTATGAATATGATTATGTCTTACCATTTATTTACAGCCTCGTCACAGAAATGGTGTTTGACTGACACGGTAATCGCAAGTCATTTCACGTGCAATAAAAacgtctttcttgcttttggtcaTTTGTACATCGTGTAGTCTGGACTGACTagaatgtaaacgcatccgtgtaaatatgctacgctcagagctagtgacgtagcataaaaatgtaagaaagactgcttatggtgggtgggaaaggaggtggatgggtccaacaaacacagggctttcaagcaggagaccgatgtttgtgtcccaaagtgttgttgaggtATTTTGACGTTTTGTTTccatacttctgttacgttgttatgtttacgttcttattttaagcccaaccatgatgtttttcctaaacctaactgcggctgtcactgtggttttgttgcatggcgtaaaaatgacaagtaAAAAGGGCAAAATGCGTTCTCATTACACGTCGAATGTCCTtataatgttgtgctatttatacgccttcccatgataTTGAGTTATTTAATAATGAACACTTTGGACCGCCATACATGGCACTTGTTTGTCGTAATATCATATGATTTTTTACTGAAACGTGGGTTTTCTGTGTACCGATGAGAGGCTAAAACATTGCAGATAACAGTGAACGAGTCTTACATCCATTTCTTTGCTCCTGTACCTGTGCATTTCTGATTTGAACATGTGTCTAGTGGGCCTTTAACAGCGGAGATGAAAGCTGGCAGCGATGTTTGTTCATCCAGTGATTAATCTCCCCAGGCCTCTGTGTACCTCAGCTTGCAGCGGCCCGTACTCTACCACTTCTCCATCTACTGTTATGACCCCTTTGGGCGAACACGGCTCCAGCCTGAGCGCCCGCACCTTAGCGTGCACCAGATGTTGACAGTTAGTAGCCAGATGTGCACCCTTCTCCATAGCTAGGAACAGCTTCAGCAGCGCGGCGCGGGATATCCCCGCTCTGACGTAGAAAAGATGGATGACGCCGTCATCTGAGGTGGCGCCTGGTGCTGCCATCAGGTCCTCCGCCAGGTGGGACTGGTACATGGCCAGCATGAGGACAAATTCTTCCTCCTGCACCACCACCCAGTCGCTGGGCAGCTGCTGGTCCAGAGGTGGCAACAGGGAGTCGGGCGGGCCGGCCAGGGCCTTGGAGGCGTTTCGAGAAGGCGTgctctccgtcctcctcactTTGAGGGAGTTGTTGGAGTGGCAGGAGTTGTGGAAGGTGTTCTGGCAGGGAGAGTCTGTGGACGGTTGAGAGGCCGGAGCCAAGGAGGAAGACTGATTGTTGCAATGCAGTGTCAGGTTGTTTCCCaaaccttcctcctcctcctcctcctcgctgtaGTCCTCGGTGGCGGGCAGGTAGGCCAGCTTGCCCTTGTAGACGCGGAGAGAAGCCAGCCTCACCAGCGTGCCAACAGTGAACCGGGCAGCTCCGACGTGACGGTACTTCTCGCTCTCTATGTCGACGTCTGCCACGAAGCCCCAGGCCAgcgagaggaaggagaagagacGAGGGCTGGAGGGTAGGTGGATGGAGACCAGGTCCATGTGGGCCACGAGTCGTTGACAGAGCAGGAAACCACAGCTGACCAGGAGCTCCTCACTGTACACCGGCGAGGCTCTGGAGGAGCGAAGGAGGAGAGATTTAGTCACAACAGGGTAGCGTGTAGAAGGGGAAACTCTTGTGACattgttaaggttagacattgaccttgaatggttaaggtcaggataagtcgtcaggcagcgagcctcacaagagtttttgcagatcagATTTAGCAATTTGcaggttcccttctagacaccaACCTCACAACAGGCAGAGCTGGAAACATCTAACCACAGAGATCATCTGAGGCTACCTTCAAGTGATATCTGAACTATAAGGATTGGAAGTTCTGCTCATATTAATTACACATGAAAGCTGTTTGAATTGCCATCATATCAGGCATTCAATTTAATCAAGAAAGCTCTTGTTAGAgagatttcatttcattctcactgtgcaatatcattttccacttgtgcaatttttttaatagtctgtttattgtcaatactgtatatacttctcctattttatacttccttctatttaaatggtttgttacactttgtttagctcttttttactgtgttagctgatgcttcttgttttttgcactattccctttgctgctgtacactgcacattaccccactgtgggactaataaaggaatatcttatcttatcttatcttatctcttatcttatcttatctcttctcttatcttatcttatctcttatcttatcttatctcttatcttatcttatcttatcttatcttatcttatctcttctcttatcttatcttatctcttatcttatcttatctcttatcttatcttatctcttatcttatcttatcttatctcttctCTTATCTTACTCACCTCATCTTACTATTTAAAACCGACCACCTGGACTCACAACGCGCATGCGCAGGCATAAGACGttggtgttttaaatagtaatatTTTGGCGCAAATGTTCGTGTTTGGGAAAAACTGAGCTGGATAAACGAGATATGGATTAACTATACTGCAGGATCTTCTGTGAGAGTTTGTTTAGCTAGTTGTTGTTAAACCCTGGACCCTATTTACTTCAATTTATCAAGGATTTACTGCGTTTTTCGGCGGTTCTTGTGTTCTCCTTCACCGTGGAGACAACAAGCCAGAAAAACAACGAATTCAGGACGACACACGGTGAGTAGTTGATATTGTAGCACGGCTGGCTGGCTGAATGCTGAGGACACGGTGGCTGAACTTTTACTGGAGAACCGGGTATTATTACCCTCACATCCAGACTAACCCCGGGGCTGGAAGACAAgcccaaaacaacaaaagaccGCTAACTAGCTAATAACTGCTAGTTAGCTAGTAACTTAACCGTTGGTTTAAATGACCAACGGTCAGCCGTTGGTCATTTAAACCAACCGTTAAGTTGCAGTTATTAGTTAACTAGCAGTTATTAGTTAACTAGCAGTTATTAGCTAACTAGCATTTATAAGTTAACTAGCAGTTATTAGTTAACTAGCAGTTATAAGTTAACTAGCAGTTATTAGTTAACTAGCAGTTATTAGTTAACTAGCAGTTATTAGTTAACTAGCAGTTATAAGTTAACTAGCAGTTATTAGTTAACTAGCAGTTATTAGTTAACTAGCAGTTATAAGCTAACTAGCAGTTATTAGTTAACTAGCAGTTATAAGCTAACTAGTAGTTATTAGTTAACTAGCAGTTATTAGTTAACTAGCAGTTATAAGTTAACTAGCAGTTATTAGTTAACTAGCAGTTATTAGTTAACTAGCAGTTATAAGCTAACTAGCAGTTATTAGTTAACTAGCAGTTATAAGCTAACTAGTAGTTATTAGTTAACTAGCAGTTATAAGTTAACTAGCAGTTATTAGTTAACTAGCAGTTATAAGTTAACTAGCAGTTATTAGTTAACTAGCAGTTATTAGTTAACTAGCAGTTATAAGCTAACTAGCAGTTATTAGTTAACTAGCAGTTATAAGCTAACTAGTAGTTATTAGTTAACTAGCAGTTATTAGTTAACTAGCAGTTATAAGTTAACTAGCAGTTATTAGTTAACTAGCAGTTATTAGTTAACTAGCAGTTATAAGCTAACTAGCAGTTATTAGTTAACTAGCAGTTATAAGCTAACTAGTAGTTATTAGTTAACTAGCAGTTATAAGTTAACTAGCAGTTATTAGTTAACTAGCAGTTATTAGTTAACTAGCAGTTATAAGTTAACTAGCAGTTATAAGCTAACTAGCAGTTATTAGTTAACTAGCAGTTATTAGTTAGCTAGCAGTTATTAGTTAACTAGCAGTTATAAGCTAACTAGCAGTTATTAGTTAACTAGCAGTTATTAGTTAACTAGCAGTTATAAGCTAACTAGCAGTTATTAGTTAACTAGCAGTTATAAGCTAACTAGTAGTTATTAGTTAACTAGCAGTTATTAGTTAACTAGCAGTTATAAGTTAACTAGCAGTTATTAGTTAACTAGCAGTTATTAGTTAACTAGCAGTTATAAGTTAACTAGCAGTTATTAGTTAACTAGCAGTTATAAGTTAACTAGCAGTTATTAGCTAACTAGCAGttattagttagttagctaataACAGCTCGTTAGCTTATAACTAGCTAATAACTGTCGGTAACGGTTGGGGAGTCTCCCTTCAGTGTTAGTCCTGCAGGGTTGCTACTAGGGAATGAAAtaagcacctgccacctgccaaataacagggtaaatgttggttGTGGCAGGTGAAAATTTccggtcacctgccaccatggcagacaggttttccttatattaaaaaaatattagttttaaaaagcaattctaaatggtaacacttcattttacaggtccacatatgtcatggtaattaggtgataattagcaagtaacttatttgaaatttctttggaattactgccaaattaccccaatatttgcctgaaaatttttatgaaaattactttattttaaacattatttaataaatgtattccactatttcccaatagctggtaatttatttaatacatttccaggaaaagaatacaaagttaattgatatgctttatttccatgtctgctgataaatagataataattagcaaataacttctttgaaatttcttaaaaaaactccctgaatcatgacatcagctaccaggttacatttgtgtagacaataagtcacacaatagtgagatttgtgtctgatcagaagtgtcttctattagttttggttttccacctccgatgaagagcataAGGGCCgtattttaacaattatatactattttagcatataattattaaatcattctggaaatctccgacttttttttccctcaatgtggccctaatacttcgtagtacattttcaatttggccctcactgcattagacttatatactatatacttcgactataaactgtgttaccttcatcacaatgatcaaatgttttgaggCTCTAGACagatttataattttttttttgtctaaaatggctcttttgatagtaaaggttgcaaACCCCTTCCCTATGTTAATACCAGTCATCAGGGAGCGCGCACAGGGGCTGTTGTACAGTCCTGTCTCTACTGTGTGTTAGCAGTCATTATTCATCACATGCAATGTcgatttgcagtctaataatactaataatgcttATAATCAGTTATTTCTTAGTGAGCTCTTTGTGAcaccaaataataaaatatagctACAAATCAGAagcattaaagtgctgcataaactCCTGTCAGTCACCACAgtgggtcctgatgatgcaggatgacgaTCAGCAagttacctgtcagtctgtataacttcatgtttactcctctggttggattgtaaaatataaaatataaaaaaactcatattgtaatgtcataaaaagtcatagacaACAACCAATAATTATAatgaacatgtttttgtttattctgctgcagcagcacaaagtAGTGAAGTGAAGCTTGATTTCTAAAACAAGACAACAACCACCACAGAATTACTTCCACTTTTAGTCGATATTTCCAACCAAGTGCACTTGACTTTGTGTGACaggttgtgtttacagcttccACACTTTAACTTGTCTTTAAGGCGACAGCAGCTCTAATTAAATGGTTCAAAAGGTCATGCCCAGTTAGTGGGCAGAGATGTACCAGATCCAAAATGAACACCAGTCTAGGActtcaactaatgattatttcattataattttatttttattatcgatTGAGCTTTCAGTTAATGAAAATGGCGTAGCGCTAGGTAACGTGTTACCGGCTCAAACCCCATTTACAtcacaataatacaaaacagaggaaagccgcaaatcctcacatttggaGCATTTTTCCTTTGTGATATCAAAGAATATAAATAAGCCTCATCAGAAAACTAAAGCACTTACTCCTCTTGGTTTGTTTGTGAAatataaaaaggtcatagtatagtaggccTGTGTCATAATAATGTCATTAAACGTCATAGACAACAACcaataattataaaatactcGCACAAAGTAGG
Proteins encoded:
- the LOC119485165 gene encoding sphingosine kinase 1-like yields the protein MDQRRAEPDRDTSPVSLYGEFTLAGNPKVRCAVSLTEKELIVQRLTSAPVGRNKVLLSLKDCVGSRAYREDDITDQAAYVSAYFYPVKRRWMSSGVSRQRVEHCYRLTALQDPRANLEVAEKWARAIRERSARQRYLERDGVMVSELSRPSRMMLLVNPQSGKGQALTLYNNHIQRMLNEAGVTHTLVITERQNHARELVKEADLSQWDALVIMSGDGLLFEVINGLLERPDWEDAIRTPLGILPGGSGNALAASVHHYSGASPVYSEELLVSCGFLLCQRLVAHMDLVSIHLPSSPRLFSFLSLAWGFVADVDIESEKYRHVGAARFTVGTLVRLASLRVYKGKLAYLPATEDYSEEEEEEEGLGNNLTLHCNNQSSSLAPASQPSTDSPCQNTFHNSCHSNNSLKVRRTESTPSRNASKALAGPPDSLLPPLDQQLPSDWVVVQEEEFVLMLAMYQSHLAEDLMAAPGATSDDGVIHLFYVRAGISRAALLKLFLAMEKGAHLATNCQHLVHAKVRALRLEPCSPKGVITVDGEVVEYGPLQAEVHRGLGRLITG